The Silene latifolia isolate original U9 population chromosome X, ASM4854445v1, whole genome shotgun sequence genome contains the following window.
ACGCTCAAATGAGTATCGAGGGCACTTATAAGCCTAGCCATGCCAAAATCAGACACTCGAGCATCCATTTCACTGTCAAGCAAGACATTGCTAGACTTCATATCACGGTGTATGATATGTGGTATGCAATTATGGTGAAGGAAGCACAGTCCCTTAGCGGCACCTCTAGCAATTTTTTTCCTCTCTTCCCATGTTAGGATTCTCCtatcctttccctttcccttgctatgtAACATGTCTTCCAAACTACCGTACGCCATAAACTCATAAACCAGTAGCCTTTCCTCCCCAACCTTGCAATAACCAAGAAGTGGAACAAGGTTCTTATGTTTGATTTTTCCTAGTGTTTCCATCTCTGCCATAAACTCCCGGTCACCTTGGTAGCTTAGCCTTATTAGCTTCTTAATTGCAACGCTCGAGCCATCCTTTAGTGTAGCCTTGAAGACTTCACCGAACCCTCCACTCCCAATGAGGCTAGCTGCTGAAAACCCATTAGTAGCCTCAATGAGCTGAGAGAACTTGAGCTTCGTAAGCTGCCTTTGAAATGTTGCCACATTGATGCTTAATGGTTCCTTCTCTCTGTCAATCTTCCATGTAGTTGCACCATGACATGCTTGCAAGTTATGGAGCAACTTAGCCTCCTCGGCTTCCCTCCTCTTTGAACGAATAACAATAGCCCAGACAATCAAAATGCAAATGCTTGCTATTGAAATTAGAACCCCTAGTACAATGCTGTTAGTCCAAGGCGATCTTGATCTTCCTCTTTCTCTACCTGTATTGTCACCCAATGAGTTACTCCCCCTCGCTCCACCACCTGCATCCTTGCACTCAGGCAAGGGCACGCCACAAAGGCCGGGATTATTTTCGTATTGGGTAGCTGGAAGAGTACTGAGTTGCCCCCTTTGAGGTATTTGGCCAGTTAACTGATTATTAGACAAATCAATCTGCACCAAAAATGAGAGATTTGAAAATGAATCTGGAATTTGTCCCTGTAGCCTGTTATACGACGCATCAAAAACACCCAAATTCTTCAAATTCCCAAGCGTTGAAGGGATTTCTCCAGACAGTTGATTATGTGAAATCACGAGAACTTGCAACGCAACCATATCTCCAAACTCATCTGGTATTTTTCCATGGAATTGATTGTAAGAAAGATCAAGATACTCCAATGTTTGATACTGGGTGAACAAACTGAGGATGGGACCTGAGTACATGCGCGTAAAATCACAGTTTTTGAGTGATGGTATTTGGTTCAATCTCTCAGGTCGGATACCTGCAAACTCAAGCAACCCTCCTACTCCTTTACAACTATTGCCAACATTCCGAACAAAAATCAGGTAATTTCCAGATAAAATCCCAAATAACTTAGGATTACCTTGTTGCCTACCTAGCCGAGGCGGGACTTCACCAGTGAGATTATTGGTGTTCAAATCAAGCCAAACTAAGGTTCTGCAGTTACCCAGTTCTGTCGGTATTTCACCAGTAAAGCTGTTGTTTCCCAGCTGCAAAACAGCAAGCCTTTGCAACAGCCCAAACTCTTTTGGAATTTGTCCTGTTAGTTGGTTTGAAGTGAATGAAATCCACTCCAAGTTACTAACATTAAACAACTCCTTAGGAATCTCTCCTTGAAGACGGTTGTTGTTCAGTACAAGATCCTTCAGTTTGTTGCATTGCCCTATCTCTGGTGGGATTTCTCCTTCTAACCCATTATACCATGCAAAAAACTGCTCAAGATTCCCTAGCTTACCAATCTCCCCTGGTATAGATCCATTAAGATAATTCAGACTGAAATCAATTGTCCTCAAATTCGGGCAACTGAATAACTCAGGCGGAATCCTGCCTGAAATGACGTTATCAGGCAGCCGGACCTCCTCCAACGACGAAGCTCCAGAACAAAGGTCTAGCGGTAACACTCCTGACAAACTATTAGAGCTAAAGTCTATTACTCTGAGCTTCGTACATAGCCCTAAAGACCCTGGAAGCGGGCCTGAAATCGCGTTGTTGCTCATAGCTAGAACCTGCAATGACTCCAAACCCTGAAACATCTGTCCAGTGAGTACACCAGACAGATTATTGTGAGACAAATCCAGGGTCTGGACCCATTTACAGGACGACAGCGTCTCTGGAACCGGACCCGTCAAATTATTATATGCCAAATGGAGCTCTAGGAGAGTCCCACAGGCCTGTCCTACCTCACCCGGGATCCCCCCTATGAGGTAGTTATGAGACAGGTCTAGTATCTGAAGACTTGCTAGGCTACCCAAGTGTGCTGGCACTCGTCCACTAAACTGATTAATGGACAAGTTTAAAGTCTGCAGACTAGTACAGGAAGATATATTTGCACTTAAATCAATAAAGGGCAATGCCCCAGATATCAAATTCAACGACAAATCGAGAACTTGTAGCTTATTAGTATTTGATGAGCCTAAAAAATCCTTAGCTAATGATCCAGTCAAGTTATTACTTGAAAGATCAAGAAATTTAAGATTTGGCAACAAGTTGAGTAAGTTACTAGGAATGATTCCTAGAAGACCTGAAGAACTAAGTTTCAACTGCTCAAGAGAAGTTGGTAACTGAAGAAGTGAACTTGAATTAATATTCAAAGTATTTCCTGATAAATCCAATGACTGTAACATGTCTAATGAACTGAAAGGTTCAAAATT
Protein-coding sequences here:
- the LOC141622137 gene encoding serine/threonine-protein kinase BRI1-like 2, with product MKSTTLHLKISLLCITFVLSLATSSDDAKALLAFKKMIDTDSTSILESWQLTKKTPLCTWQGVNCSSEGRVAQIDLSWSLLVGRVNFEPFSSLDMLQSLDLSGNTLNINSSSLLQLPTSLEQLKLSSSGLLGIIPSNLLNLLPNLKFLDLSSNNLTGSLAKDFLGSSNTNKLQVLDLSLNLISGALPFIDLSANISSCTSLQTLNLSINQFSGRVPAHLGSLASLQILDLSHNYLIGGIPGEVGQACGTLLELHLAYNNLTGPVPETLSSCKWVQTLDLSHNNLSGVLTGQMFQGLESLQVLAMSNNAISGPLPGSLGLCTKLRVIDFSSNSLSGVLPLDLCSGASSLEEVRLPDNVISGRIPPELFSCPNLRTIDFSLNYLNGSIPGEIGKLGNLEQFFAWYNGLEGEIPPEIGQCNKLKDLVLNNNRLQGEIPKELFNVSNLEWISFTSNQLTGQIPKEFGLLQRLAVLQLGNNSFTGEIPTELGNCRTLVWLDLNTNNLTGEVPPRLGRQQGNPKLFGILSGNYLIFVRNVGNSCKGVGGLLEFAGIRPERLNQIPSLKNCDFTRMYSGPILSLFTQYQTLEYLDLSYNQFHGKIPDEFGDMVALQVLVISHNQLSGEIPSTLGNLKNLGVFDASYNRLQGQIPDSFSNLSFLVQIDLSNNQLTGQIPQRGQLSTLPATQYENNPGLCGVPLPECKDAGGGARGSNSLGDNTGRERGRSRSPWTNSIVLGVLISIASICILIVWAIVIRSKRREAEEAKLLHNLQACHGATTWKIDREKEPLSINVATFQRQLTKLKFSQLIEATNGFSAASLIGSGGFGEVFKATLKDGSSVAIKKLIRLSYQGDREFMAEMETLGKIKHKNLVPLLGYCKVGEERLLVYEFMAYGSLEDMLHSKGKGKDRRILTWEERKKIARGAAKGLCFLHHNCIPHIIHRDMKSSNVLLDSEMDARVSDFGMARLISALDTHLSVSSLAGTPGYVPPEYYQSFRCTAKGDVYSFGVVLLELLTGKRPTDKDDFGDTNLVGWVKMKVREGKGMEVLDPELLLVVKGIKEGEADEVKEMVRYLDVTLQCVDDFPSKRPNMLQTVAMLRDLLPGSSSSSHSG